TCCATTCAGTCACAACAGGATATTCGGAGAAGCGTTCGCATGTGGAACCGCCGAAGGCATATCGGAATTGGCAGAGGGAGTGGACACATCTTATGCCATGATGACACTCGCTGACAGATACGGTGTTGATATGCCTATTACAGGTACTGTCAGGAGAATACTTAATGGAAACTGTCCAATCATGGAAGCCATTAGTGAACTCTTCACAAGACCAGAGAAGGAAGAATTTCCGGAGAGTTTCACGAAGACGGGAGTAATAGACTGAACAGAATTACGTACCTTGATCATCTTACTTTGACACCTGTCAATGAAAAAGCAATCAAAGCGTCCACCGCGATGATAAAAAAAGGATATGGTCATCGCCGCAGTAGCAATATACCTGGAAGAAAAACGCAGAAATTCGTGGAAGAAGCAGATACTCTGATTGCTGAATTCGTAGGTGGTGCAAGAACGCTGTTCTATTACGATGGTGGAGTTGCAAACGGTCTTTCCGTCCTTTCCATGGGAAGGCAGGCAAGGGAGAAAAACAGGAAACATATAATTTCATCTCCGGTTGAACACTCTTCTATCAACACAGCTCTCAAGATGCTAAGAGGAGAGGGATACAGCATCACCATTCTTCCTATCGATAATGATGGCAGGATTAGTTCTGAGTCATTGAAGGATGCGATGAATGATGAAACCGGACTTGTAACCATTGCCTGGGCAAACAGTATTTCAGGCATTATTCAACCAGTTGAGGAACTCTCTGCAATAGCTCATTCGAATGGGGCTCTTTTTCATTCCGATGCCTGTAATGCGGCCGGTAAGATCGAGATTGATCTGTCCAGTACTGATATAGACGCAATTACTGTTTCTTCGCAGAAAATAGGCGGACCACCCGGAGCAGCAGCAATTGTAATAACTGATTCTGATCCCTGGTTAATGTGTAATGCTCCTGAATTCTCCTGTATGATGAATATTCCCGGAATCTCCGGAATGACCGCTGCTATTGATATTATCAACACCGGTATTGTTCCCAGAACAAGGATCGTAAATCAGCTCCGAGCAGATCTGCTTGACGGTCTTGACTATAACGGAATTAAATACTCCATCATCGGAGATTCCACAGATAATCTTCTTCCGGGAACAGCTTTGCTGAGTATGAGGAAAGCACCCGATAGATTCCATGCGAAGCTGGAAGATGCAAATATCGTTCTTCCATCGCACAATTCCTCAGAGAGGCTTGCCTATCTGGAGAGTACAGGCAGAGACATATCCAATCCTGACAGATATCTGGGATTTTCAATCAGCCCGGAGAATAATATTGTCGATATTGAGCATTTCATCAGGACTGTCTCCGAAATCTCTTTCGACAGCAGAAGGTGAGGAATATGAAGACAGGATTGCCAGTATTGCTTGCGGTCATGCTGATCTTCGCGGGATCAGTCCAGGGAACTGCTCCTTCATGTTCAAGCAGATACTTCTGGGTAGTGAGAGATGGACTGACCAGCCCTGAAGCGATAGATACACTCTTGGAGAATGCTGCTGAAGCTGGAGCAAATGGTCTTATTGTCCAGGTAGTAGGCAGAGCGGAAGCCTACTACGATTCCTCCATACTCCCACTGGCTGCTTTTCAGCAGGATTTCGATCCGCTTGAATACATTATATCGCGAGCTCGCCCGCGTGGAATGGAAGTTCATGCATGGGTAAATGCGTTTCTTGTGTGGTCAGCTCCGTCGCCGCCTTCTGATTCATCACATATCTGGCACTCCAACCCAGACTGGTTTATCGCTGATAAATACGGTCGATCAAGCAGATATTACTCGCGCACGGAATGTGAGGAAAATGGACTCGTGGGAGCTACTCTGTCTCCTGCAGTACCAGAGGTTCGTGAATTTATCGCGGATATTGCCGTTGAAATTGCGACTGAGTACAACGTTGATGGCATACATCTTGATTACATTCGCTATCCGAATCCCTCCTTTGGATTTGAGTCATCCTCAGTAGAAGCGTTCTATTTCACAACGGGAAGAGACCCGCTGGATCTCTTCAGACGGAACAGCGGCTCGGAAGAATTGTCTGAATTGTGGTCTCAATGGAAAATCAATCAGGTAACCATAACGGTGGAGACTGTCCGATCCGCTCTAAGGAGTGAATCACCGGAAACACTTCTGTCATGTGCTGTAATGGCTGATCCGTTCGAAGCTGCAAGCCATTATTCCTGCGACTGGAGATATTGGCTTTCTGCGGGACTTGTCGATTTTGTCTGTACGATGGTCTATACCACGAATGCATCGAAGGCAAGGGAACTGGCGATTCTCGGAACCGGAATCTGTCCTTCAAGAGTGGTTCATGGAATAGGTATTTACAATCAGTCGATTCCCTCTGCATTAATAGGTGCGCAGGAAGCTCTTGAGCGAGGATGCAGCGGTATCTGTGTGTTCAGCCTTAACTCACTGTCCTCGGACAGCACATGGATGCTCAGAAATTTCTGGGGCCGGACAGGGCATCCGGAGTATCCGATTGATTCAGCTGTATTTCATCGTGTTTCGAATGATGGAGGAGTTGAATTATGAGACTTGGCGTACTCGCCAGCGGCAGCAGGGGTAATGCTTTTACAGTGGAACATGACGGGGTTATGATTTTCATTGACGCGGGATTAAGCGGGAAGGTGCATACATCCAGACTTGTTGATTCCGGTTTTTCCGGTATAAATCCTCGAGCGCTTTTTGTCAGTCATGAACACTCGGATCATGTAAAAGGTGCAGGGGTGCTTTCGAGAAAGTGGGGGATTCCAGTTTTTGCCACAGAGGGAACATTAAACGCTTCCAGACATAGACTCGGTAAAATCCAGGAAATAAATGTATTTCCAAATGGAGCCAGTTTTGATTTTGGAGCATATTCGATAAGTGCGTTCAGTGTTGCTCATGACGCGGCCGATCCATCAGGATATGTAATTGAGTGGGATTCCGGCCGACTTGGAATTGCGACTGATCTCGGGCAGTCCAGTCCTCTGGTTAAGGAAAGTCTTTCCGGATGTACTGCACTTGTTCTGGAATTCAATCATGATGAAGATATGCTCTGGGAAGGAAATTATCCATGGAGCCTGAAACAGAGGATAGCATCAACCACCGGTCACCTTTCGAATCAGGCTGCCGCAGAGTTGCTTGGTTCGGTTAGTCATAAGAATCTGGAAGTATGTGTTCTGGCGCATCTGAGTCAGGAGAACAATCTTCCAAGTCTGGCGGAAAACGCATTAAGAAAAGTAGCGGGAGAATCATTGAAAATCCTGACCGGTATGCAGGATATGGCACTGCCTGCTCTGGATTTACAAGGAGGTAGGTTGCATTGAGATACGCCATGATACTGACATTTGCTGCCATGATAGCATGCGCAGCCATCGATATTGAACTGGTCGCGACAGGAGGTCCGTCATTTCCCACCGGTCAATGGGGAAACAGTTTGAGTACCGGAGTGGATATCGGATTGTCCGCGTCCTGGATAATCACGCCTTCCCTGAAAGTGGGAGGTGGGATCAATGGAAGTGTGTTCGGAAGCACTGATCAGGGATCGGCATCTCTTACTCTCATGAAACCCGGGATAAACGCCGGTTATTACCTGAGACCCTGGGGTAATGTATTCAATCCGGGGATAGAGTGCGGATTCGGGATCTGCCGCAGTTCGCTTCGTAATGGTGATGGAGCTGATCCTGTATCCTGGGATCCTTTCTGGAGAGTCGGAATGAGATGGGATTTCAGCATGGGAGCAG
This Candidatus Aegiribacteria sp. DNA region includes the following protein-coding sequences:
- a CDS encoding aminotransferase class V-fold PLP-dependent enzyme, yielding MTPVNEKAIKASTAMIKKGYGHRRSSNIPGRKTQKFVEEADTLIAEFVGGARTLFYYDGGVANGLSVLSMGRQAREKNRKHIISSPVEHSSINTALKMLRGEGYSITILPIDNDGRISSESLKDAMNDETGLVTIAWANSISGIIQPVEELSAIAHSNGALFHSDACNAAGKIEIDLSSTDIDAITVSSQKIGGPPGAAAIVITDSDPWLMCNAPEFSCMMNIPGISGMTAAIDIINTGIVPRTRIVNQLRADLLDGLDYNGIKYSIIGDSTDNLLPGTALLSMRKAPDRFHAKLEDANIVLPSHNSSERLAYLESTGRDISNPDRYLGFSISPENNIVDIEHFIRTVSEISFDSRR
- a CDS encoding MBL fold metallo-hydrolase translates to MRLGVLASGSRGNAFTVEHDGVMIFIDAGLSGKVHTSRLVDSGFSGINPRALFVSHEHSDHVKGAGVLSRKWGIPVFATEGTLNASRHRLGKIQEINVFPNGASFDFGAYSISAFSVAHDAADPSGYVIEWDSGRLGIATDLGQSSPLVKESLSGCTALVLEFNHDEDMLWEGNYPWSLKQRIASTTGHLSNQAAAELLGSVSHKNLEVCVLAHLSQENNLPSLAENALRKVAGESLKILTGMQDMALPALDLQGGRLH
- a CDS encoding family 10 glycosylhydrolase codes for the protein MKTGLPVLLAVMLIFAGSVQGTAPSCSSRYFWVVRDGLTSPEAIDTLLENAAEAGANGLIVQVVGRAEAYYDSSILPLAAFQQDFDPLEYIISRARPRGMEVHAWVNAFLVWSAPSPPSDSSHIWHSNPDWFIADKYGRSSRYYSRTECEENGLVGATLSPAVPEVREFIADIAVEIATEYNVDGIHLDYIRYPNPSFGFESSSVEAFYFTTGRDPLDLFRRNSGSEELSELWSQWKINQVTITVETVRSALRSESPETLLSCAVMADPFEAASHYSCDWRYWLSAGLVDFVCTMVYTTNASKARELAILGTGICPSRVVHGIGIYNQSIPSALIGAQEALERGCSGICVFSLNSLSSDSTWMLRNFWGRTGHPEYPIDSAVFHRVSNDGGVEL